The Deinococcus aestuarii genomic sequence GCGCGAGGACAAAGGCCCGCTCCCAGGCGCGCGGGTGCGGCAGCGTCAGCTCGGGCGTGTCCAGCACCTCGCGCCCGTAGAGAATCAGGTCGAGGTCGAGAGGACGCGCCTCCCACCGCTCCCGGCGAATCCGGCCCGCCTCCCGCTCGATCCCGTGCAGCGCCGCGAGGAGCGCGTCCGCTTCGAGCGCCGTGACGAGCCGGACGGCGGCATTGAGGTAATCGGGCTGACCGGGGGGACCGCCGACGGGGGCCGTGCGGTACAGGCCGCTCACGCCCGTCAGGGTGCCCAGCCGGGCGAGGCTGTCCCGTGCCCCGCGCAGGGTGCCGGGGGCGTCCCCCAGATTGGCCCCCAGCGCGACGAAGGCGACCTCGCCCCCCGCCATCACTCGCCCTGGCGCAGGGTCAGCTCGGCGTACACGTCCCGAAAGACGCCGGGCAGGGGCGCGAAAGGTTTGTGGACCCGCACCGTCACGCTCTCCAGCCGGGGGTGGTCGCGCAGCAGGCGCCGGGCGATCCGGTCCGCCAGCACCTCGATGAGCTTCCAGCGCTGGCCCGTGACCTCCTCGCAGATGGCGT encodes the following:
- the folK gene encoding 2-amino-4-hydroxy-6-hydroxymethyldihydropteridine diphosphokinase encodes the protein MAGGEVAFVALGANLGDAPGTLRGARDSLARLGTLTGVSGLYRTAPVGGPPGQPDYLNAAVRLVTALEADALLAALHGIEREAGRIRRERWEARPLDLDLILYGREVLDTPELTLPHPRAWERAFVLAPLADLDPALTHLGSGETVASALARVGREGVTLAAPEW
- the folB gene encoding dihydroneopterin aldolase, with amino-acid sequence MSRVVLEGLEFHARHGVYETEAALGARFVIDAELHWTFAGISDELGAAVNYAAAYDAICEEVTGQRWKLIEVLADRIARRLLRDHPRLESVTVRVHKPFAPLPGVFRDVYAELTLRQGE